In the genome of Muntiacus reevesi chromosome 5, mMunRee1.1, whole genome shotgun sequence, one region contains:
- the LSP1 gene encoding lymphocyte-specific protein 1 isoform X4 has translation MCWQACRDHRAGPPWPGDGALKERAVGSGGGHSRKALRPRFGRPGTLLLGSGGAGRAGWPVAAVHAGCQQLESCRARAGVARPRGRARASLCSLGEGPGKAGGQQACGRKLPGARHHMASVSRGQRGLEASVSQRLLLWGGRQEWSPPAQDGLLRGWAASGLTPTEASSAQQSRDSGRRRDSSSPHLCRRLAAQWSVEDEEEAARERRRRDRERHLRAQDEDEGSPSPEQSEQEKLLSPQPSEAPELDEDEGFGDWSQKPEQQRQQHWGAGETTDAGGPPGGDSPEGTQEDDRPHQRTSGSQGADELSPAEVRLEELHLSPDLEPREGLAAEAPEPSGPEEPVQGSPGLAGTEEAEAQLSDRTESLNRSIKKSNSVKRSQPALPISKIDERLEQYTHAVETAGRTPKLTRQPSIELPSMAVASTKSRWETGEVQAQSAAKSAPCKDIVAGDMSRRDLWEQKGGPKTSSTVKQSTPSGKRYKFVATGHGKYEKVLVDEGPAP, from the exons ATGTGTTGGCAGGCCTGCCGAGACCACAGAGCCGGCCCACCCTGGCCAGGGGATGGGGCTCTGAAGGAGCGGGCTGTGGGGTCAGGCGGGGGACACAGCAGGAAGGCGCTGAGACCCCGGTTCGGGAGACCCGGGACCCTCCTCTTGGGCTCCGGGGGAGCCGGGCGGGCAGGCTGGCCGGTGGCTGCGGTGCACGCTGGGTGCCAGCAACTCGAGAGCTGCCGGGCCAGGGCTGGGGTGGCCAGGCCCCGGGGCCGGGCTCGGGCCTCCTTGTGCAGCCTGGGTGAGGGTCCTGGGAAGGCTGGGGGTCAGCAGGCCTGCGGGAGGAAGCTCCCCGGGGCCCGGCACCACATGGCCTCAGTTTCTCGTGGACAGCGCGGTCTGGA GGCCTCCGTCTCCCAACGCCTTTTACTCTGGGGGGGCAGGCAGGAATGGTCGCCCCCTGCCCAAGACGGCCTCCTGAGGGGCTGGGCTGCCTCTGGCCTGACCCCCACCGAGGCTAGCAGTGCCCAACAGTCACGTGACTCGGGGAGAAGGCGGGACAGCAGCTCTCCGCACCTCTGCCGGAG GCTCGCTGCTCAGTGGAGTgtggaggatgaggaggaggccGCCCGCGAGCGGCGCCGGCGGGACAGGGAGCGGCATCTTCGGGCTCAAGACGAAGACGAAGGAAGCCCATCCCCAGAGCAGTCGGAGCAGGAGAAGCT CCTCAGCCCACAGCCCTCAGAGGCCCCTGAACTGGACGAGGATGAGGGCTTTGGAGACTGGTCCCAGAAGCCggagcagcagcggcagcagcactGGGGTGCTGGGGAGACCACGGATGCGGGGGGCCCCCCTGGGGGCGACAGTCCGGAGGGGACGCAGGAGGATGACAG GCCCCACCAGCGCACCTCTGGGAGCCAGGGTGCCGACGAGCTGAGCCCAGCTGAGGTCCGTCTGGAGGAGCTGCATCTGAGCCCTGACTTGGAGCCCCGGGAGGGGCTGGCCGCAGAGGCCCCAGAGCCCAGCGGACCCGAGGAGCCCGTGCAGGGCAGCCCAGGGCTGGCGGGGACCGAGGAGGCAGAGGCACAG CTCAGCGACAGAACCGAGTCCCTGAACCGCTCCATTAAGAAGAG TAACAGTGTGAAGAGGTCCCAGCCAGCCCTGCCCATCTCCAAGATTGATGAGCGGCTGGAGCAGTACACCCACGCCGTGGAG ACTGCGGGCCGGACCCCCAAGCTCACCCGCCAGCCCTCCATCGAGCTGCCCAGCATGGCTGTGGCGAGCACTAAGAGCCGCTGGGAGACGGGAGAGGTGCAGGCTCAGTCGGCCGCCAAGTCCGCGCCCTGCAAG gATATTGTGGCCGGAGACATGAGCAGGCGGGATCTCTGGGAGCAGAAGGGAGGCCCCAAGACTTCGTCCACGGTCAAG CAGAGCACCCCGTCTGGGAAGAGGTACAAGTTTGTGGCCACCGGACATGGAAAGTATGAGAAGGTGCTTGTGGACGAGGGCCCAGCGCCCTAG
- the LSP1 gene encoding lymphocyte-specific protein 1 isoform X12 produces the protein MAEAPGHPGPEERRELLAEEDTGLAAQWSVEDEEEAARERRRRDRERHLRAQDEDEGSPSPEQSEQEKLLSPQPSEAPELDEDEGFGDWSQKPEQQRQQHWGAGETTDAGGPPGGDSPEGTQEDDRPHQRTSGSQGADELSPAEVRLEELHLSPDLEPREGLAAEAPEPSGPEEPVQGSPGLAGTEEAEAQHQSCRQPRTPSPLVLEGTEVGSPPLSPSTKLSDRTESLNRSIKKSNSVKRSQPALPISKIDERLEQYTHAVETAGRTPKLTRQPSIELPSMAVASTKSRWETGEVQAQSAAKSAPCKDIVAGDMSRRDLWEQKGGPKTSSTVKQSTPSGKRYKFVATGHGKYEKVLVDEGPAP, from the exons GCTCGCTGCTCAGTGGAGTgtggaggatgaggaggaggccGCCCGCGAGCGGCGCCGGCGGGACAGGGAGCGGCATCTTCGGGCTCAAGACGAAGACGAAGGAAGCCCATCCCCAGAGCAGTCGGAGCAGGAGAAGCT CCTCAGCCCACAGCCCTCAGAGGCCCCTGAACTGGACGAGGATGAGGGCTTTGGAGACTGGTCCCAGAAGCCggagcagcagcggcagcagcactGGGGTGCTGGGGAGACCACGGATGCGGGGGGCCCCCCTGGGGGCGACAGTCCGGAGGGGACGCAGGAGGATGACAG GCCCCACCAGCGCACCTCTGGGAGCCAGGGTGCCGACGAGCTGAGCCCAGCTGAGGTCCGTCTGGAGGAGCTGCATCTGAGCCCTGACTTGGAGCCCCGGGAGGGGCTGGCCGCAGAGGCCCCAGAGCCCAGCGGACCCGAGGAGCCCGTGCAGGGCAGCCCAGGGCTGGCGGGGACCGAGGAGGCAGAGGCACAG CACCAGAGCTGCCGACAGCCCAGGACACCCAGCCCCCTGGTCTTGGAGGGGACCGAAGTGGGCTCGCCTCCCCTGAGCCCCAGCACTAAA CTCAGCGACAGAACCGAGTCCCTGAACCGCTCCATTAAGAAGAG TAACAGTGTGAAGAGGTCCCAGCCAGCCCTGCCCATCTCCAAGATTGATGAGCGGCTGGAGCAGTACACCCACGCCGTGGAG ACTGCGGGCCGGACCCCCAAGCTCACCCGCCAGCCCTCCATCGAGCTGCCCAGCATGGCTGTGGCGAGCACTAAGAGCCGCTGGGAGACGGGAGAGGTGCAGGCTCAGTCGGCCGCCAAGTCCGCGCCCTGCAAG gATATTGTGGCCGGAGACATGAGCAGGCGGGATCTCTGGGAGCAGAAGGGAGGCCCCAAGACTTCGTCCACGGTCAAG CAGAGCACCCCGTCTGGGAAGAGGTACAAGTTTGTGGCCACCGGACATGGAAAGTATGAGAAGGTGCTTGTGGACGAGGGCCCAGCGCCCTAG
- the LSP1 gene encoding lymphocyte-specific protein 1 isoform X2, whose translation MCWQACRDHRAGPPWPGDGALKERAVGSGGGHSRKALRPRFGRPGTLLLGSGGAGRAGWPVAAVHAGCQQLESCRARAGVARPRGRARASLCSLGEGPGKAGGQQACGRKLPGARHHMASVSRGQRGLEASVSQRLLLWGGRQEWSPPAQDGLLRGWAASGLTPTEASSAQQSRDSGRRRDSSSPHLCRRLAAQWSVEDEEEAARERRRRDRERHLRAQDEDEGSPSPEQSEQEKLLSPQPSEAPELDEDEGFGDWSQKPEQQRQQHWGAGETTDAGGPPGGDSPEGTQEDDRPHQRTSGSQGADELSPAEVRLEELHLSPDLEPREGLAAEAPEPSGPEEPVQGSPGLAGTEEAEAQHQSCRQPRTPSPLVLEGTEVGSPPLSPSTKLSDRTESLNRSIKKSNSVKRSQPALPISKIDERLEQYTHAVETAGRTPKLTRQPSIELPSMAVASTKSRWETGEVQAQSAAKSAPCKDIVAGDMSRRDLWEQKGGPKTSSTVKSTPSGKRYKFVATGHGKYEKVLVDEGPAP comes from the exons ATGTGTTGGCAGGCCTGCCGAGACCACAGAGCCGGCCCACCCTGGCCAGGGGATGGGGCTCTGAAGGAGCGGGCTGTGGGGTCAGGCGGGGGACACAGCAGGAAGGCGCTGAGACCCCGGTTCGGGAGACCCGGGACCCTCCTCTTGGGCTCCGGGGGAGCCGGGCGGGCAGGCTGGCCGGTGGCTGCGGTGCACGCTGGGTGCCAGCAACTCGAGAGCTGCCGGGCCAGGGCTGGGGTGGCCAGGCCCCGGGGCCGGGCTCGGGCCTCCTTGTGCAGCCTGGGTGAGGGTCCTGGGAAGGCTGGGGGTCAGCAGGCCTGCGGGAGGAAGCTCCCCGGGGCCCGGCACCACATGGCCTCAGTTTCTCGTGGACAGCGCGGTCTGGA GGCCTCCGTCTCCCAACGCCTTTTACTCTGGGGGGGCAGGCAGGAATGGTCGCCCCCTGCCCAAGACGGCCTCCTGAGGGGCTGGGCTGCCTCTGGCCTGACCCCCACCGAGGCTAGCAGTGCCCAACAGTCACGTGACTCGGGGAGAAGGCGGGACAGCAGCTCTCCGCACCTCTGCCGGAG GCTCGCTGCTCAGTGGAGTgtggaggatgaggaggaggccGCCCGCGAGCGGCGCCGGCGGGACAGGGAGCGGCATCTTCGGGCTCAAGACGAAGACGAAGGAAGCCCATCCCCAGAGCAGTCGGAGCAGGAGAAGCT CCTCAGCCCACAGCCCTCAGAGGCCCCTGAACTGGACGAGGATGAGGGCTTTGGAGACTGGTCCCAGAAGCCggagcagcagcggcagcagcactGGGGTGCTGGGGAGACCACGGATGCGGGGGGCCCCCCTGGGGGCGACAGTCCGGAGGGGACGCAGGAGGATGACAG GCCCCACCAGCGCACCTCTGGGAGCCAGGGTGCCGACGAGCTGAGCCCAGCTGAGGTCCGTCTGGAGGAGCTGCATCTGAGCCCTGACTTGGAGCCCCGGGAGGGGCTGGCCGCAGAGGCCCCAGAGCCCAGCGGACCCGAGGAGCCCGTGCAGGGCAGCCCAGGGCTGGCGGGGACCGAGGAGGCAGAGGCACAG CACCAGAGCTGCCGACAGCCCAGGACACCCAGCCCCCTGGTCTTGGAGGGGACCGAAGTGGGCTCGCCTCCCCTGAGCCCCAGCACTAAA CTCAGCGACAGAACCGAGTCCCTGAACCGCTCCATTAAGAAGAG TAACAGTGTGAAGAGGTCCCAGCCAGCCCTGCCCATCTCCAAGATTGATGAGCGGCTGGAGCAGTACACCCACGCCGTGGAG ACTGCGGGCCGGACCCCCAAGCTCACCCGCCAGCCCTCCATCGAGCTGCCCAGCATGGCTGTGGCGAGCACTAAGAGCCGCTGGGAGACGGGAGAGGTGCAGGCTCAGTCGGCCGCCAAGTCCGCGCCCTGCAAG gATATTGTGGCCGGAGACATGAGCAGGCGGGATCTCTGGGAGCAGAAGGGAGGCCCCAAGACTTCGTCCACGGTCAAG AGCACCCCGTCTGGGAAGAGGTACAAGTTTGTGGCCACCGGACATGGAAAGTATGAGAAGGTGCTTGTGGACGAGGGCCCAGCGCCCTAG
- the LSP1 gene encoding lymphocyte-specific protein 1 isoform X14 — MATKRKLPFPGLAAQWSVEDEEEAARERRRRDRERHLRAQDEDEGSPSPEQSEQEKLLSPQPSEAPELDEDEGFGDWSQKPEQQRQQHWGAGETTDAGGPPGGDSPEGTQEDDRPHQRTSGSQGADELSPAEVRLEELHLSPDLEPREGLAAEAPEPSGPEEPVQGSPGLAGTEEAEAQHQSCRQPRTPSPLVLEGTEVGSPPLSPSTKLSDRTESLNRSIKKSNSVKRSQPALPISKIDERLEQYTHAVETAGRTPKLTRQPSIELPSMAVASTKSRWETGEVQAQSAAKSAPCKDIVAGDMSRRDLWEQKGGPKTSSTVKQSTPSGKRYKFVATGHGKYEKVLVDEGPAP, encoded by the exons ATGGCGACAAAACGCAAGCTTCCTTTCCCGGG GCTCGCTGCTCAGTGGAGTgtggaggatgaggaggaggccGCCCGCGAGCGGCGCCGGCGGGACAGGGAGCGGCATCTTCGGGCTCAAGACGAAGACGAAGGAAGCCCATCCCCAGAGCAGTCGGAGCAGGAGAAGCT CCTCAGCCCACAGCCCTCAGAGGCCCCTGAACTGGACGAGGATGAGGGCTTTGGAGACTGGTCCCAGAAGCCggagcagcagcggcagcagcactGGGGTGCTGGGGAGACCACGGATGCGGGGGGCCCCCCTGGGGGCGACAGTCCGGAGGGGACGCAGGAGGATGACAG GCCCCACCAGCGCACCTCTGGGAGCCAGGGTGCCGACGAGCTGAGCCCAGCTGAGGTCCGTCTGGAGGAGCTGCATCTGAGCCCTGACTTGGAGCCCCGGGAGGGGCTGGCCGCAGAGGCCCCAGAGCCCAGCGGACCCGAGGAGCCCGTGCAGGGCAGCCCAGGGCTGGCGGGGACCGAGGAGGCAGAGGCACAG CACCAGAGCTGCCGACAGCCCAGGACACCCAGCCCCCTGGTCTTGGAGGGGACCGAAGTGGGCTCGCCTCCCCTGAGCCCCAGCACTAAA CTCAGCGACAGAACCGAGTCCCTGAACCGCTCCATTAAGAAGAG TAACAGTGTGAAGAGGTCCCAGCCAGCCCTGCCCATCTCCAAGATTGATGAGCGGCTGGAGCAGTACACCCACGCCGTGGAG ACTGCGGGCCGGACCCCCAAGCTCACCCGCCAGCCCTCCATCGAGCTGCCCAGCATGGCTGTGGCGAGCACTAAGAGCCGCTGGGAGACGGGAGAGGTGCAGGCTCAGTCGGCCGCCAAGTCCGCGCCCTGCAAG gATATTGTGGCCGGAGACATGAGCAGGCGGGATCTCTGGGAGCAGAAGGGAGGCCCCAAGACTTCGTCCACGGTCAAG CAGAGCACCCCGTCTGGGAAGAGGTACAAGTTTGTGGCCACCGGACATGGAAAGTATGAGAAGGTGCTTGTGGACGAGGGCCCAGCGCCCTAG
- the LSP1 gene encoding lymphocyte-specific protein 1 isoform X13 — protein sequence MSSSALLRRSSSRQGLESLLRLAAQWSVEDEEEAARERRRRDRERHLRAQDEDEGSPSPEQSEQEKLLSPQPSEAPELDEDEGFGDWSQKPEQQRQQHWGAGETTDAGGPPGGDSPEGTQEDDRPHQRTSGSQGADELSPAEVRLEELHLSPDLEPREGLAAEAPEPSGPEEPVQGSPGLAGTEEAEAQHQSCRQPRTPSPLVLEGTEVGSPPLSPSTKLSDRTESLNRSIKKSNSVKRSQPALPISKIDERLEQYTHAVETAGRTPKLTRQPSIELPSMAVASTKSRWETGEVQAQSAAKSAPCKDIVAGDMSRRDLWEQKGGPKTSSTVKQSTPSGKRYKFVATGHGKYEKVLVDEGPAP from the exons ATGAGCAGCTCTGCACTCCTGAGGAGGAGTTCTAGCAGACAGGGCCTGGAGAGCCTCCTGAG GCTCGCTGCTCAGTGGAGTgtggaggatgaggaggaggccGCCCGCGAGCGGCGCCGGCGGGACAGGGAGCGGCATCTTCGGGCTCAAGACGAAGACGAAGGAAGCCCATCCCCAGAGCAGTCGGAGCAGGAGAAGCT CCTCAGCCCACAGCCCTCAGAGGCCCCTGAACTGGACGAGGATGAGGGCTTTGGAGACTGGTCCCAGAAGCCggagcagcagcggcagcagcactGGGGTGCTGGGGAGACCACGGATGCGGGGGGCCCCCCTGGGGGCGACAGTCCGGAGGGGACGCAGGAGGATGACAG GCCCCACCAGCGCACCTCTGGGAGCCAGGGTGCCGACGAGCTGAGCCCAGCTGAGGTCCGTCTGGAGGAGCTGCATCTGAGCCCTGACTTGGAGCCCCGGGAGGGGCTGGCCGCAGAGGCCCCAGAGCCCAGCGGACCCGAGGAGCCCGTGCAGGGCAGCCCAGGGCTGGCGGGGACCGAGGAGGCAGAGGCACAG CACCAGAGCTGCCGACAGCCCAGGACACCCAGCCCCCTGGTCTTGGAGGGGACCGAAGTGGGCTCGCCTCCCCTGAGCCCCAGCACTAAA CTCAGCGACAGAACCGAGTCCCTGAACCGCTCCATTAAGAAGAG TAACAGTGTGAAGAGGTCCCAGCCAGCCCTGCCCATCTCCAAGATTGATGAGCGGCTGGAGCAGTACACCCACGCCGTGGAG ACTGCGGGCCGGACCCCCAAGCTCACCCGCCAGCCCTCCATCGAGCTGCCCAGCATGGCTGTGGCGAGCACTAAGAGCCGCTGGGAGACGGGAGAGGTGCAGGCTCAGTCGGCCGCCAAGTCCGCGCCCTGCAAG gATATTGTGGCCGGAGACATGAGCAGGCGGGATCTCTGGGAGCAGAAGGGAGGCCCCAAGACTTCGTCCACGGTCAAG CAGAGCACCCCGTCTGGGAAGAGGTACAAGTTTGTGGCCACCGGACATGGAAAGTATGAGAAGGTGCTTGTGGACGAGGGCCCAGCGCCCTAG
- the LSP1 gene encoding lymphocyte-specific protein 1 isoform X6, which translates to MPPLGSSGSLSLLPAARPPAPHHVRPFPAAQLGLRPKCWSDTTCAAVASPDARPQGQGHRPPDTPLPPQARPLSSPAHPISALPAASEVRLTDPCSSCRPRLAAQWSVEDEEEAARERRRRDRERHLRAQDEDEGSPSPEQSEQEKLLSPQPSEAPELDEDEGFGDWSQKPEQQRQQHWGAGETTDAGGPPGGDSPEGTQEDDRPHQRTSGSQGADELSPAEVRLEELHLSPDLEPREGLAAEAPEPSGPEEPVQGSPGLAGTEEAEAQHQSCRQPRTPSPLVLEGTEVGSPPLSPSTKLSDRTESLNRSIKKSNSVKRSQPALPISKIDERLEQYTHAVETAGRTPKLTRQPSIELPSMAVASTKSRWETGEVQAQSAAKSAPCKDIVAGDMSRRDLWEQKGGPKTSSTVKQSTPSGKRYKFVATGHGKYEKVLVDEGPAP; encoded by the exons ATGCCCCCTCTGGGGAGCTCCgggagcctgtcccttctccctgCAGCCCGCCCGCCAGCTCCCCACCACGTCCGCCCCTTCCCCGCGGCCCAGCTGGGCCTCCGTCCCAAATGCTGGTCCGACACCACCTGTGCTGCCGTGGCCTCACCTGACGCCCGCCCCCAGGGACAAGGGCACCGCCCTCCagacaccccactcccaccccaggcccGGCCACTCAGCTCTCCCGCCCACCCTATCTCTGCTCTTCCCGCAGCCTCCGAGGTCCGACTCACAGACCCCTGCTCGTcctgcagacccag GCTCGCTGCTCAGTGGAGTgtggaggatgaggaggaggccGCCCGCGAGCGGCGCCGGCGGGACAGGGAGCGGCATCTTCGGGCTCAAGACGAAGACGAAGGAAGCCCATCCCCAGAGCAGTCGGAGCAGGAGAAGCT CCTCAGCCCACAGCCCTCAGAGGCCCCTGAACTGGACGAGGATGAGGGCTTTGGAGACTGGTCCCAGAAGCCggagcagcagcggcagcagcactGGGGTGCTGGGGAGACCACGGATGCGGGGGGCCCCCCTGGGGGCGACAGTCCGGAGGGGACGCAGGAGGATGACAG GCCCCACCAGCGCACCTCTGGGAGCCAGGGTGCCGACGAGCTGAGCCCAGCTGAGGTCCGTCTGGAGGAGCTGCATCTGAGCCCTGACTTGGAGCCCCGGGAGGGGCTGGCCGCAGAGGCCCCAGAGCCCAGCGGACCCGAGGAGCCCGTGCAGGGCAGCCCAGGGCTGGCGGGGACCGAGGAGGCAGAGGCACAG CACCAGAGCTGCCGACAGCCCAGGACACCCAGCCCCCTGGTCTTGGAGGGGACCGAAGTGGGCTCGCCTCCCCTGAGCCCCAGCACTAAA CTCAGCGACAGAACCGAGTCCCTGAACCGCTCCATTAAGAAGAG TAACAGTGTGAAGAGGTCCCAGCCAGCCCTGCCCATCTCCAAGATTGATGAGCGGCTGGAGCAGTACACCCACGCCGTGGAG ACTGCGGGCCGGACCCCCAAGCTCACCCGCCAGCCCTCCATCGAGCTGCCCAGCATGGCTGTGGCGAGCACTAAGAGCCGCTGGGAGACGGGAGAGGTGCAGGCTCAGTCGGCCGCCAAGTCCGCGCCCTGCAAG gATATTGTGGCCGGAGACATGAGCAGGCGGGATCTCTGGGAGCAGAAGGGAGGCCCCAAGACTTCGTCCACGGTCAAG CAGAGCACCCCGTCTGGGAAGAGGTACAAGTTTGTGGCCACCGGACATGGAAAGTATGAGAAGGTGCTTGTGGACGAGGGCCCAGCGCCCTAG
- the LSP1 gene encoding lymphocyte-specific protein 1 isoform X10 yields MRAREPGCWQGQRVWPHPWGSPGPSDCEPLVTSRLAAQWSVEDEEEAARERRRRDRERHLRAQDEDEGSPSPEQSEQEKLLSPQPSEAPELDEDEGFGDWSQKPEQQRQQHWGAGETTDAGGPPGGDSPEGTQEDDRPHQRTSGSQGADELSPAEVRLEELHLSPDLEPREGLAAEAPEPSGPEEPVQGSPGLAGTEEAEAQHQSCRQPRTPSPLVLEGTEVGSPPLSPSTKLSDRTESLNRSIKKSNSVKRSQPALPISKIDERLEQYTHAVETAGRTPKLTRQPSIELPSMAVASTKSRWETGEVQAQSAAKSAPCKDIVAGDMSRRDLWEQKGGPKTSSTVKQSTPSGKRYKFVATGHGKYEKVLVDEGPAP; encoded by the exons ATGAGGGCCAGGGAGCCGGGCTGCTGGCAGGGGCAGAGGGTCTGGCCCCATCCCTGGGGCTCCCCAGGCCCATCTGACTGTGAGCCCCTCGTCACCAGCAG GCTCGCTGCTCAGTGGAGTgtggaggatgaggaggaggccGCCCGCGAGCGGCGCCGGCGGGACAGGGAGCGGCATCTTCGGGCTCAAGACGAAGACGAAGGAAGCCCATCCCCAGAGCAGTCGGAGCAGGAGAAGCT CCTCAGCCCACAGCCCTCAGAGGCCCCTGAACTGGACGAGGATGAGGGCTTTGGAGACTGGTCCCAGAAGCCggagcagcagcggcagcagcactGGGGTGCTGGGGAGACCACGGATGCGGGGGGCCCCCCTGGGGGCGACAGTCCGGAGGGGACGCAGGAGGATGACAG GCCCCACCAGCGCACCTCTGGGAGCCAGGGTGCCGACGAGCTGAGCCCAGCTGAGGTCCGTCTGGAGGAGCTGCATCTGAGCCCTGACTTGGAGCCCCGGGAGGGGCTGGCCGCAGAGGCCCCAGAGCCCAGCGGACCCGAGGAGCCCGTGCAGGGCAGCCCAGGGCTGGCGGGGACCGAGGAGGCAGAGGCACAG CACCAGAGCTGCCGACAGCCCAGGACACCCAGCCCCCTGGTCTTGGAGGGGACCGAAGTGGGCTCGCCTCCCCTGAGCCCCAGCACTAAA CTCAGCGACAGAACCGAGTCCCTGAACCGCTCCATTAAGAAGAG TAACAGTGTGAAGAGGTCCCAGCCAGCCCTGCCCATCTCCAAGATTGATGAGCGGCTGGAGCAGTACACCCACGCCGTGGAG ACTGCGGGCCGGACCCCCAAGCTCACCCGCCAGCCCTCCATCGAGCTGCCCAGCATGGCTGTGGCGAGCACTAAGAGCCGCTGGGAGACGGGAGAGGTGCAGGCTCAGTCGGCCGCCAAGTCCGCGCCCTGCAAG gATATTGTGGCCGGAGACATGAGCAGGCGGGATCTCTGGGAGCAGAAGGGAGGCCCCAAGACTTCGTCCACGGTCAAG CAGAGCACCCCGTCTGGGAAGAGGTACAAGTTTGTGGCCACCGGACATGGAAAGTATGAGAAGGTGCTTGTGGACGAGGGCCCAGCGCCCTAG
- the LSP1 gene encoding lymphocyte-specific protein 1 isoform X5: MCWQACRDHRAGPPWPGDGALKERAVGSGGGHSRKALRPRFGRPGTLLLGSGGAGRAGWPVAAVHAGCQQLESCRARAGVARPRGRARASLCSLGEGPGKAGGQQACGRKLPGARHHMASVSRGQRGLEASVSQRLLLWGGRQEWSPPAQDGLLRGWAASGLTPTEASSAQQSRDSGRRRDSSSPHLCRRLAAQWSVEDEEEAARERRRRDRERHLRAQDEDEGSPSPEQSEQEKLLSPQPSEAPELDEDEGFGDWSQKPEQQRQQHWGAGETTDAGGPPGGDSPEGTQEDDRPHQRTSGSQGADELSPAEVRLEELHLSPDLEPREGLAAEAPEPSGPEEPVQGSPGLAGTEEAEAQLSDRTESLNRSIKKSVKRSQPALPISKIDERLEQYTHAVETAGRTPKLTRQPSIELPSMAVASTKSRWETGEVQAQSAAKSAPCKDIVAGDMSRRDLWEQKGGPKTSSTVKQSTPSGKRYKFVATGHGKYEKVLVDEGPAP; this comes from the exons ATGTGTTGGCAGGCCTGCCGAGACCACAGAGCCGGCCCACCCTGGCCAGGGGATGGGGCTCTGAAGGAGCGGGCTGTGGGGTCAGGCGGGGGACACAGCAGGAAGGCGCTGAGACCCCGGTTCGGGAGACCCGGGACCCTCCTCTTGGGCTCCGGGGGAGCCGGGCGGGCAGGCTGGCCGGTGGCTGCGGTGCACGCTGGGTGCCAGCAACTCGAGAGCTGCCGGGCCAGGGCTGGGGTGGCCAGGCCCCGGGGCCGGGCTCGGGCCTCCTTGTGCAGCCTGGGTGAGGGTCCTGGGAAGGCTGGGGGTCAGCAGGCCTGCGGGAGGAAGCTCCCCGGGGCCCGGCACCACATGGCCTCAGTTTCTCGTGGACAGCGCGGTCTGGA GGCCTCCGTCTCCCAACGCCTTTTACTCTGGGGGGGCAGGCAGGAATGGTCGCCCCCTGCCCAAGACGGCCTCCTGAGGGGCTGGGCTGCCTCTGGCCTGACCCCCACCGAGGCTAGCAGTGCCCAACAGTCACGTGACTCGGGGAGAAGGCGGGACAGCAGCTCTCCGCACCTCTGCCGGAG GCTCGCTGCTCAGTGGAGTgtggaggatgaggaggaggccGCCCGCGAGCGGCGCCGGCGGGACAGGGAGCGGCATCTTCGGGCTCAAGACGAAGACGAAGGAAGCCCATCCCCAGAGCAGTCGGAGCAGGAGAAGCT CCTCAGCCCACAGCCCTCAGAGGCCCCTGAACTGGACGAGGATGAGGGCTTTGGAGACTGGTCCCAGAAGCCggagcagcagcggcagcagcactGGGGTGCTGGGGAGACCACGGATGCGGGGGGCCCCCCTGGGGGCGACAGTCCGGAGGGGACGCAGGAGGATGACAG GCCCCACCAGCGCACCTCTGGGAGCCAGGGTGCCGACGAGCTGAGCCCAGCTGAGGTCCGTCTGGAGGAGCTGCATCTGAGCCCTGACTTGGAGCCCCGGGAGGGGCTGGCCGCAGAGGCCCCAGAGCCCAGCGGACCCGAGGAGCCCGTGCAGGGCAGCCCAGGGCTGGCGGGGACCGAGGAGGCAGAGGCACAG CTCAGCGACAGAACCGAGTCCCTGAACCGCTCCATTAAGAAGAG TGTGAAGAGGTCCCAGCCAGCCCTGCCCATCTCCAAGATTGATGAGCGGCTGGAGCAGTACACCCACGCCGTGGAG ACTGCGGGCCGGACCCCCAAGCTCACCCGCCAGCCCTCCATCGAGCTGCCCAGCATGGCTGTGGCGAGCACTAAGAGCCGCTGGGAGACGGGAGAGGTGCAGGCTCAGTCGGCCGCCAAGTCCGCGCCCTGCAAG gATATTGTGGCCGGAGACATGAGCAGGCGGGATCTCTGGGAGCAGAAGGGAGGCCCCAAGACTTCGTCCACGGTCAAG CAGAGCACCCCGTCTGGGAAGAGGTACAAGTTTGTGGCCACCGGACATGGAAAGTATGAGAAGGTGCTTGTGGACGAGGGCCCAGCGCCCTAG